TGATTTAGGTGCAGGTAAGACGACATTAAGTCAATTTATTGGAAAAGCGTTAGGCGTTAAAAGAAATATTAATTCTCCAACTTTTAACATTATTAAATCTTATAATGGTAAGAATTTAAAGTTTCATCATATGGATTGTTATAGACTAGAAGAATCTGAAGAAGACTTAGGTTTTGACGAATATTTTGAAGATAACGCCGTTACCGTGATTGAATGGAGTCAATTTATATCATCATATTTACCATCTAATAATTTAACCGTTAATATTCAAACTACAAATAATGATGATCGAACTATTACTATTGAAGCAAGTGGCACTCATTATGCTCGAATTAAGGAGGCAGTAGAACGTGATTTATCTTCTAATTGATACATCTAACCAACCACTTTCCGTAGCAATTATGGATAATGATAAAATATTATCAGAAATTAATAATAATGAAAAAGTTAATCATTCCGTACAATTAATGCCCGCAATCATTTCTGCTATAGAAGAGGCTAACATGACTAAAAATGATATTGAGTCAATAGTTGTTGCAGATGGCCCAGGCTCTTATACAGGTCTAAGAATTGGTGTTACTGTGGCAAAAACACTTGCTTATGCTTTAAATGCTTCATTATATAGTGTTTCGTCGCTAGCGGCATTAGCTGCAACGGTCACACAACAAGATAAGTTAATTGTACCCATCTTTGATGCTCGCCGAGAAGCGGTATATGCAGGCGTATATAGTAATGATAATGATAAATTTAACATTGTTATGGAAGACCAATATATAACTATTGAGGATTTAC
The genomic region above belongs to Staphylococcus durrellii and contains:
- the tsaE gene encoding tRNA (adenosine(37)-N6)-threonylcarbamoyltransferase complex ATPase subunit type 1 TsaE translates to MISINNLQDMETFGHCLTRYLSAGDIILLNGDLGAGKTTLSQFIGKALGVKRNINSPTFNIIKSYNGKNLKFHHMDCYRLEESEEDLGFDEYFEDNAVTVIEWSQFISSYLPSNNLTVNIQTTNNDDRTITIEASGTHYARIKEAVERDLSSN
- the tsaB gene encoding tRNA (adenosine(37)-N6)-threonylcarbamoyltransferase complex dimerization subunit type 1 TsaB; the encoded protein is MIYLLIDTSNQPLSVAIMDNDKILSEINNNEKVNHSVQLMPAIISAIEEANMTKNDIESIVVADGPGSYTGLRIGVTVAKTLAYALNASLYSVSSLAALAATVTQQDKLIVPIFDARREAVYAGVYSNDNDKFNIVMEDQYITIEDLLACLHSYGRPYVFVGNDTSKLAHLIDSDFIPNLPQAHVMKSLISTPVNIHEFVPNYLKISEAERNWLEKQNKS